From one Novosphingobium sp. genomic stretch:
- the zapE gene encoding cell division protein ZapE has protein sequence MPEALLDRYHQLIAQEELRPDAEQAAAAQRLARLQQELEAAPSGGFFGRLLGKKAPTPRGLYMWGGVGRGKSMLMDLFHDTLNIAEKRRVHFHAFMLEVHEVMRDVRKGETGDPIPQVAARIAKGLRVLAFDEMVVNNSADAMIMSRLFTALIRDHGLVIVTTSNRAPKDLYKDGLNREHFLPFIALIEGELDVLTLNGPVDYRLERLTGIATWHMPLGEAATQRVREVFFRLTDYPPEDAANVPSVDMDVGGGRLLHVPKSLKGVAVFSFKKLCGEARGASDYLAVARHYHTVILVGVKRMGPENRNEAARFVTLIDSLYEHKVKLFVTAETSPEDLYEAGDGRFEFDRTISRLMEMQSRDYLAAGHGVDHELQD, from the coding sequence ATGCCAGAAGCCCTCCTCGACCGTTACCACCAGCTTATCGCTCAGGAGGAGCTGCGCCCGGACGCCGAGCAAGCCGCCGCCGCACAGCGCCTGGCGCGCCTGCAGCAGGAGTTGGAAGCGGCACCTTCGGGTGGTTTCTTCGGGCGCCTGCTGGGGAAGAAGGCACCCACCCCGCGCGGGCTCTACATGTGGGGCGGCGTGGGGCGCGGGAAGTCCATGCTGATGGACCTGTTCCATGACACGCTGAACATCGCGGAGAAGCGCCGCGTCCACTTCCACGCCTTCATGCTGGAGGTGCATGAGGTGATGCGCGACGTCCGCAAGGGCGAAACCGGTGATCCCATCCCGCAGGTCGCCGCGCGCATCGCCAAGGGGCTGCGCGTGCTGGCGTTCGACGAGATGGTCGTCAACAACTCCGCCGACGCGATGATCATGAGCCGGCTGTTCACCGCGCTGATCCGCGATCATGGGCTGGTGATCGTGACGACCAGCAACCGTGCGCCGAAGGATCTCTACAAGGACGGCCTCAACCGCGAGCATTTCCTGCCCTTCATTGCCCTGATCGAGGGCGAGCTGGATGTGCTGACGCTCAACGGTCCGGTCGATTACCGGCTTGAGCGCCTCACCGGCATCGCCACCTGGCACATGCCGCTGGGCGAAGCCGCCACCCAGCGCGTACGCGAGGTCTTCTTCCGCCTCACCGACTATCCGCCCGAGGACGCCGCCAACGTGCCCTCGGTGGATATGGATGTCGGCGGCGGGCGCCTGCTGCATGTGCCCAAGAGCCTGAAGGGCGTGGCCGTCTTCAGCTTCAAGAAGCTGTGCGGCGAGGCGCGCGGGGCCTCGGATTACCTCGCCGTGGCGCGGCATTACCACACGGTGATCCTTGTCGGCGTGAAGCGCATGGGGCCGGAAAACCGCAATGAGGCCGCGCGCTTCGTGACGCTGATCGACTCGCTTTACGAGCATAAGGTGAAGCTGTTCGTCACGGCGGAAACCTCGCCCGAGGACCTGTACGAGGCCGGCGATGGCCGCTTCGAATTCGACCGGACCATCAGCCGTCTGATGGAGATGCAGAGCCGCGATTATCTGGCTGCTGGCCATGGTGTGGATCATGAGTTGCAGGATTAA
- a CDS encoding heavy metal-binding domain-containing protein: MIVTTTENIAGYRATQSLGQVFGVVVRSRGLAGNFVAALRTIIGGEIKEYSALVEDTRRHALDRLVSNARAMGADAVVMMRFDSGQIGQAMNEVVAYGTAVKIEPL, translated from the coding sequence ATGATCGTCACCACCACCGAAAACATTGCCGGTTACCGCGCCACGCAATCGCTGGGTCAGGTCTTTGGCGTGGTCGTTCGCAGCCGGGGGCTTGCGGGCAATTTCGTGGCGGCGTTGCGCACGATCATCGGGGGCGAGATCAAGGAATATTCCGCTCTGGTGGAGGACACGCGCCGTCATGCGCTGGACCGTCTGGTCAGCAATGCGCGGGCGATGGGCGCGGATGCGGTGGTGATGATGCGCTTCGATTCCGGCCAGATCGGGCAGGCGATGAATGAGGTCGTCGCTTACGGTACGGCGGTGAAGATCGAGCCCCTGTAA
- a CDS encoding transglycosylase domain-containing protein, translating into MPDLPNTPDPERDEDHHLRIRRKAGGFMGRLRGGLSGAGRALGHLPGAGRLRGAWGRSRLVRFGGYGLGALVLAYALVWVTVIRNLPSADSLLTYQPPLPTMVRGADGGIIYSYARERRVQLRFVDFPKPMINAFLSAEDKNFFHHGGVDFIGLGQAVVDYASKFGSGERARGGSTITQQVAKNILIGNEYSVSRKLKEMLLARRIESVLGKEQILELYLNEIPLGRQAFGVQAASRAYFGKDVGDLQLHEAAFLAILPKAPETYGRAKFADKAIARRNWVLDQMVKNGFVSSAEAEAAKAQPLGIIAQPKRDTYDPSVGYFVEEVRRRLMDQYGESAEDSPNSVYAGGLWVRTSLDSELQKASQDALRGGLLRYWSGKGWHGPIAHIEIDPEHWQGQLIGLNKSIAYQDWRVGLVLKRGGGSGQIGFTDGSTAALVGDLNQVREGDVVASAPAGNGVYALRIIPGVSGGMMVEQPGTGRVMAMAGGFDFGLDSFNRATQAERQVGSTIKPFVYAAALDNGMTPATMVPDQSFCVDQGAGLGTKCFKNFGNEGGGGIHTMRWGLEQSRNLMTVHIANDTGMSKVVGTIKRVGIGNYQPYLSFSLGAGETTVAQMVNAYSALADNGLQHDQSLIDFIQDRNGKVIWRADERACNGCSMAEWDGKPMPRFSQRGRQVLDARTAYQVVHMLEGVITRGTGVALRDLNLPLFGKTGTTTGPTNVWFMGGSPGIVGGVYLGYDQPKSLGGYAQGGTFAAPIFRQFVMATRDRWDHTPFLMPPGVRMVKIDRVSGQRVFGGDPGDEAKAAVIWEAFKPETEPSRVTRQEQIAAKRSELLDAIRRGFNAKSGQSDQSSAGNFAGEQGGVY; encoded by the coding sequence ATGCCTGACCTGCCCAACACGCCCGATCCAGAGCGCGACGAAGACCATCACCTGCGTATCCGCCGCAAGGCCGGGGGCTTTATGGGCCGTCTGCGTGGGGGACTGAGCGGCGCGGGGCGCGCCCTGGGGCATCTGCCGGGCGCGGGTCGCCTGCGCGGGGCATGGGGGCGCAGCCGTCTGGTGCGCTTTGGCGGCTATGGTCTCGGTGCGCTGGTGCTGGCCTATGCGCTGGTCTGGGTGACGGTGATCCGCAACCTGCCTTCCGCCGACAGCCTGCTGACCTATCAGCCGCCGCTGCCCACCATGGTGCGCGGGGCCGATGGCGGCATCATCTATTCCTATGCCCGCGAACGCCGCGTGCAATTGCGTTTCGTCGACTTTCCCAAGCCGATGATCAACGCCTTCCTCTCTGCCGAGGACAAGAACTTCTTCCACCATGGCGGCGTCGATTTTATCGGCCTGGGCCAGGCCGTGGTCGATTACGCCTCCAAATTCGGCTCGGGCGAGCGTGCGCGTGGTGGCTCGACCATCACCCAGCAGGTCGCCAAGAACATCCTGATCGGCAATGAATATTCCGTCAGCCGCAAGCTGAAGGAAATGCTGCTGGCCCGCCGCATCGAAAGTGTGCTGGGCAAGGAGCAGATCCTCGAACTCTATCTGAACGAGATCCCGCTGGGCCGTCAGGCTTTCGGCGTGCAGGCCGCCTCGCGCGCCTATTTCGGCAAGGATGTCGGCGATCTGCAACTGCATGAGGCCGCTTTCCTCGCCATCCTGCCCAAGGCGCCCGAAACCTATGGCCGCGCCAAATTCGCCGACAAGGCCATCGCCCGGCGCAACTGGGTGCTCGACCAGATGGTCAAGAACGGCTTCGTCTCCTCGGCCGAGGCCGAGGCCGCCAAGGCCCAACCGCTGGGCATCATCGCCCAGCCCAAGCGCGACACTTACGATCCCTCGGTCGGCTATTTCGTCGAGGAAGTGCGCCGCCGCCTGATGGACCAGTACGGTGAAAGCGCCGAGGACAGCCCGAACAGCGTCTATGCCGGTGGCCTCTGGGTCCGCACCTCGCTCGACAGCGAGCTGCAGAAGGCGTCGCAGGATGCGCTGCGCGGCGGGCTGCTGCGCTATTGGTCGGGCAAGGGCTGGCACGGCCCCATCGCCCATATCGAGATCGATCCCGAGCACTGGCAGGGCCAGCTTATCGGCCTCAACAAGAGCATCGCCTATCAGGACTGGCGTGTTGGCCTCGTGCTGAAGCGCGGCGGCGGCAGCGGCCAGATCGGCTTCACCGACGGCAGCACCGCCGCGCTGGTCGGCGATCTCAATCAGGTCCGCGAAGGCGATGTGGTGGCCAGCGCGCCCGCAGGCAATGGCGTCTATGCGCTGCGTATCATTCCCGGCGTCTCGGGCGGCATGATGGTCGAGCAGCCCGGCACCGGCCGCGTGATGGCCATGGCGGGCGGCTTCGACTTCGGTCTCGACAGCTTCAACCGCGCCACGCAGGCCGAGCGGCAGGTCGGCTCGACGATCAAGCCCTTCGTCTATGCCGCCGCGCTCGACAATGGCATGACGCCCGCCACCATGGTCCCCGACCAGAGCTTCTGCGTCGACCAGGGTGCGGGGCTGGGCACCAAATGCTTCAAGAACTTCGGCAATGAAGGCGGCGGCGGCATCCACACCATGCGCTGGGGCCTTGAGCAGTCGCGCAACCTGATGACCGTCCACATCGCCAATGACACCGGCATGAGCAAGGTGGTCGGCACCATCAAGCGCGTCGGTATCGGCAATTACCAGCCCTATCTCTCCTTCTCGCTGGGCGCGGGGGAGACGACGGTGGCGCAGATGGTCAACGCCTACTCGGCCCTTGCCGACAACGGGTTGCAGCATGACCAGTCGTTGATCGACTTCATTCAGGACCGCAACGGCAAGGTCATCTGGCGCGCCGACGAACGTGCCTGCAACGGCTGCTCGATGGCTGAATGGGATGGCAAGCCCATGCCGCGCTTCAGCCAGCGTGGCCGTCAGGTGCTCGATGCGCGCACCGCCTATCAGGTGGTGCACATGCTGGAAGGCGTGATCACACGCGGTACCGGCGTGGCGCTGCGCGACCTCAACCTGCCGCTGTTCGGCAAGACCGGCACCACCACCGGCCCCACCAACGTCTGGTTCATGGGTGGATCGCCGGGCATCGTGGGCGGGGTCTACCTCGGTTACGACCAGCCCAAGTCGCTGGGCGGTTACGCTCAGGGCGGCACCTTCGCGGCGCCGATCTTCCGCCAGTTCGTGATGGCCACGCGCGATCGCTGGGATCACACGCCCTTCCTGATGCCTCCCGGCGTGCGCATGGTGAAGATCGATCGCGTCTCGGGCCAGCGCGTCTTTGGCGGCGATCCGGGCGACGAGGCCAAGGCGGCGGTTATCTGGGAAGCCTTCAAGCCTGAAACCGAGCCCTCGCGCGTGACGCGGCAGGAGCAGATCGCGGCCAAGCGTTCGGAATTGCTCGATGCGATCCGGCGCGGGTTTAACGCCAAGTCCGGGCAGAGCGATCAGAGTTCTGCGGGCAACTTTGCCGGGGAGCAGGGCGGGGTTTATTAA
- a CDS encoding XrtA/PEP-CTERM system amidotransferase, giving the protein MCGIAGIFHRAAGARADADVLRAMCDAIAHRGPDGYGVWEGGPVALGHRRLSIIDIAGSPQPMASTDGRAMLVFNGEIYNYRELRAELAEQGARFHTDGDSEVILAAYQRWGVDCVARLSGMFAFALYDLDRRQLLLARDRLGVKPLYLAELSDGSTVFASELKALIAHPALERRIDPLAIEDYLAWGYVPDHRCILVGVRKLPAAHVLLLSHDAPVPAPQAYWDVTFVERHKGSEADLTAELADLLRSAVKSRMVADVPLGAFLSGGVDSSSVVALMAEESSHPVRTCSIGFDVKALDETGYAEQIAQRYGTDHVSRIVSPDDFEAVDHLAAMFDEPFADASALPTWRVCQLARESVTVALSGDGADEAFAGYRRHRFQHGEDRVRGLVPSALRGPLFGLAGRLYPKADWAPRPLRAKTTLLSLAGSSAQAYASAISVTGPALRDRLYSDDYRRQRGDYRAEQPFIELMEQAPARSGLDAAQYADLKFWLPGDILTKVDRASMAVSLEAREPLLDHLLIEFAAGLPEGMRIRGTQGKWLMKQAMKPHLPDDILFRPKQGFVTPIAQWFRGPLAGAARGIAQGGALSRTGWFDSAAIDRAAQAHIAGTSDHSRLLWQLLQLDRSLTHLGLV; this is encoded by the coding sequence ATGTGCGGCATAGCGGGGATTTTTCACAGGGCTGCGGGCGCGCGTGCCGATGCCGATGTGCTGCGCGCCATGTGCGATGCCATCGCCCATCGCGGGCCCGACGGCTACGGCGTGTGGGAGGGCGGCCCGGTGGCGCTGGGCCATCGGCGCCTCTCGATCATCGACATTGCCGGTTCGCCCCAGCCCATGGCCTCGACTGACGGGCGGGCGATGCTGGTCTTCAATGGCGAGATCTACAATTACCGCGAGTTGCGCGCCGAACTGGCGGAGCAGGGTGCGCGTTTCCACACCGATGGCGACAGTGAGGTCATTCTGGCGGCTTATCAGCGCTGGGGTGTTGATTGCGTCGCGCGCCTGTCGGGCATGTTCGCCTTTGCACTCTATGATCTGGACCGGCGTCAGCTGCTGCTGGCGCGTGATCGTCTGGGGGTGAAGCCGCTCTATCTGGCCGAATTGTCCGATGGCAGCACGGTGTTTGCCTCGGAATTGAAGGCGCTGATTGCTCATCCGGCGCTGGAGCGGCGGATCGATCCGCTGGCCATCGAGGACTATCTGGCCTGGGGCTATGTGCCCGATCATCGCTGCATTCTGGTCGGGGTGCGCAAGCTGCCAGCCGCCCATGTGCTGCTGCTGAGCCATGATGCCCCGGTGCCCGCGCCTCAAGCCTATTGGGACGTGACCTTCGTCGAACGCCACAAGGGCAGCGAGGCCGATCTGACCGCCGAACTGGCCGATCTGCTGCGCTCCGCCGTGAAGAGCCGGATGGTGGCCGATGTGCCTTTGGGCGCCTTCCTGTCGGGCGGGGTGGACAGCTCCAGCGTGGTCGCGCTGATGGCCGAGGAAAGCAGCCATCCGGTGCGGACCTGCTCGATCGGCTTCGATGTGAAGGCGCTGGACGAGACCGGCTATGCCGAGCAGATCGCGCAGCGTTACGGCACCGATCATGTCAGCCGCATCGTCAGCCCCGATGATTTCGAGGCGGTGGATCACCTCGCCGCCATGTTCGACGAGCCCTTCGCCGACGCCAGCGCCCTGCCGACATGGCGCGTCTGCCAACTGGCGCGCGAAAGCGTGACCGTGGCCCTGTCGGGTGATGGTGCCGACGAGGCCTTCGCCGGATACCGCCGCCATCGTTTCCAGCATGGCGAGGACCGGGTGAGGGGGCTGGTGCCCTCGGCGCTGCGTGGGCCCTTGTTCGGGCTGGCGGGGCGGCTCTATCCCAAGGCCGATTGGGCGCCGCGTCCGTTGCGGGCCAAGACGACGCTGCTGTCGCTGGCGGGCTCTTCGGCGCAGGCCTATGCCAGCGCGATCTCGGTGACGGGGCCTGCCTTGCGCGACAGGCTCTACAGCGACGATTACCGGCGCCAGCGGGGCGATTACCGTGCCGAGCAGCCCTTTATCGAGCTGATGGAACAGGCTCCGGCCCGCTCCGGGCTGGATGCGGCGCAATATGCCGATCTCAAATTCTGGCTGCCGGGCGATATTCTGACCAAAGTGGACCGTGCCTCCATGGCGGTGTCGCTGGAAGCGCGCGAGCCTTTGCTCGATCACCTCCTGATCGAATTTGCCGCCGGCCTGCCCGAGGGCATGCGCATTCGCGGCACGCAGGGCAAATGGCTGATGAAGCAGGCGATGAAGCCCCATCTGCCGGACGATATCCTCTTCCGCCCGAAGCAGGGCTTCGTCACGCCCATCGCGCAATGGTTCCGGGGGCCGCTGGCAGGCGCGGCGCGGGGGATTGCGCAGGGCGGGGCCCTGTCCCGCACCGGCTGGTTCGACAGCGCCGCCATCGACCGTGCCGCCCAGGCCCATATCGCGGGCACCAGCGACCACTCACGCCTGCTGTGGCAATTGCTGCAACTGGACCGTTCGCTGACCCATCTCGGGTTGGTTTAG
- a CDS encoding ribonuclease E/G encodes MTTRMLIDARHAEETRVAVLKGNRIEEFDFDSADHKQIKGNIYLAKVTRVEPSLQAAFVDFGGNRHGFLAFSEIHPDYYQIPKEDREALLAEEAAHAEEEAALRANSEGDDEDEGEDFADDNGDDAGSVIEVDTSEKDAVATIEAGHVEDGFDDDHAAEEDAETDNNPRGRRRRQGGAQGHRAKQADELRAKRMALRRRYKIQDVIHRRQVLLVQVVKEERGNKGAALTTYLSLAGRYCVLMPNSSHGGGISRKISSVADRKRLKSIIAEMDLPKSMGCIVRTAGLQRTKTEIKRDFDYLARLWDEIREGTMKASAPALIHSDSDLIKRAIRDIYNREIEEVVVEGDHGFHDARDFMKLLMPSHARRVKHYADPVPLFQRYGAEDQLTAMYDPVVQLKSGGYIVINPTEALVSIDINSGRSTKEHGIEQTAVATNLEAAREIARQLRLRDMAGLVVIDFIDMEYGSNVRKVEKAMKEALKNDRARIQVGRISSFGLMEMSRQRLRTGVLEATTRSCPHCDGTGLVRTAGSAGLSALRLIEEEAAKGKGTTITLFASQEAAIYVLNGKRADLHEIEARYRVEVEVIPEGENEGAKMRVISSGPRNDYVPTFNPITFEEDLEDLPEEDFEDEAEEAEAAEDDGEGQNGRNRKRRKRRRGRGRDRREDGTEAAAEDTEEEGADAGEEAEDAGEDEGDEAAPAVEGSDDQGGQRKRRRRGRRRRGRGREEGAEQAGEDAGEGENVVSEEAPVEAALAAEPAPVEAEPAPVEAEKPKPKRAPRKKKVVEAAPVVEEAPAPVEAEPVAVEAPAEAEVKPKPKRAPRKKKVVEEAPAVEAPVEAAPEAPAAAEAKPKAKRAPRKKKVAEEAPAAAAPVAAASVEIDAAVAPAEDGSAEGAESPRRGWWQRTFG; translated from the coding sequence ATGACAACGCGCATGCTGATCGATGCGCGCCACGCGGAAGAGACCCGGGTGGCGGTGCTCAAGGGCAATCGTATTGAAGAATTCGACTTTGATTCTGCTGATCACAAGCAGATCAAGGGCAATATCTATCTGGCCAAGGTAACGCGGGTCGAACCCTCGTTGCAGGCCGCTTTCGTTGATTTCGGCGGCAACCGTCACGGTTTCCTCGCCTTCAGCGAAATTCACCCCGATTACTACCAGATCCCCAAGGAGGACCGCGAGGCCCTGCTGGCGGAAGAAGCCGCCCATGCCGAGGAAGAGGCCGCGCTGCGCGCCAATTCCGAAGGCGATGATGAGGACGAAGGCGAGGATTTCGCCGACGACAACGGCGATGATGCCGGTTCGGTGATCGAGGTCGACACCTCCGAGAAGGACGCCGTCGCCACCATCGAGGCAGGGCACGTCGAGGATGGCTTTGACGACGATCACGCCGCCGAGGAAGACGCCGAGACCGACAACAACCCGCGTGGCCGCCGTCGCCGTCAGGGTGGCGCTCAGGGCCATCGCGCCAAGCAGGCCGACGAATTGCGCGCCAAGCGCATGGCGCTGCGCCGCCGCTACAAGATCCAGGACGTGATCCACCGCCGTCAGGTGCTGCTGGTTCAGGTCGTGAAGGAAGAGCGCGGCAACAAGGGCGCGGCCCTCACCACCTATCTGTCGCTGGCTGGCCGTTACTGCGTGCTGATGCCCAACAGCAGCCATGGTGGCGGCATTTCGCGCAAGATCAGCAGCGTTGCCGACCGCAAGCGCCTCAAGTCGATCATCGCCGAGATGGACCTGCCCAAGAGCATGGGCTGCATCGTGCGCACCGCCGGCCTGCAGCGCACCAAGACCGAGATCAAGCGCGACTTCGACTATCTCGCCCGCCTGTGGGACGAGATCCGCGAAGGCACGATGAAGGCCTCGGCTCCGGCGCTGATCCATTCGGACAGCGACCTCATCAAGCGCGCCATCCGCGACATCTACAACCGCGAGATCGAGGAAGTGGTGGTCGAGGGCGATCACGGCTTCCATGACGCGCGCGATTTCATGAAGCTGCTGATGCCCAGCCATGCGCGCCGGGTGAAGCATTATGCCGACCCCGTGCCGCTGTTCCAGCGTTACGGCGCCGAGGATCAGCTGACCGCCATGTACGACCCTGTCGTGCAGCTCAAGTCGGGTGGCTACATCGTCATCAACCCGACCGAGGCGCTGGTCTCGATCGACATCAACTCGGGCCGCTCCACCAAGGAGCATGGCATCGAGCAGACGGCGGTCGCCACCAACCTCGAAGCCGCGCGCGAAATCGCCCGCCAGTTGCGCCTGCGCGACATGGCCGGCCTGGTCGTGATCGACTTCATCGACATGGAATATGGCTCGAACGTCCGCAAGGTCGAGAAGGCCATGAAGGAAGCGCTCAAGAACGATCGCGCCCGCATCCAGGTCGGTCGCATCTCGTCCTTCGGCCTGATGGAAATGAGCCGCCAGCGCCTGCGCACCGGCGTGCTCGAGGCCACCACGCGTTCGTGCCCGCATTGCGACGGCACGGGTCTGGTCCGCACCGCCGGTTCCGCCGGTCTGTCGGCCCTGCGTCTGATCGAGGAAGAGGCTGCCAAGGGCAAGGGCACCACGATCACGCTCTTCGCCAGCCAGGAAGCGGCGATCTATGTGCTGAACGGCAAGCGCGCCGACCTGCACGAGATCGAGGCGCGCTACCGCGTCGAGGTCGAGGTGATCCCCGAGGGCGAGAACGAGGGCGCCAAGATGCGCGTCATCTCCAGCGGCCCGCGCAACGACTACGTGCCGACCTTCAACCCGATCACCTTCGAGGAGGATCTTGAGGATCTGCCCGAGGAGGACTTCGAGGACGAGGCCGAAGAGGCCGAAGCCGCCGAGGATGACGGCGAAGGCCAGAACGGCCGCAACCGCAAGCGCCGCAAGCGTCGCCGTGGCCGTGGCCGCGACCGCCGCGAGGATGGCACCGAAGCCGCCGCCGAGGACACCGAGGAAGAAGGTGCCGACGCCGGTGAGGAAGCCGAGGACGCCGGTGAGGATGAGGGCGACGAGGCGGCTCCTGCCGTCGAGGGCTCTGACGACCAGGGTGGCCAGCGCAAGCGCCGCCGTCGCGGTCGCCGCCGTCGTGGCCGTGGCCGTGAGGAAGGCGCCGAGCAGGCTGGCGAGGACGCCGGTGAAGGCGAAAACGTGGTGAGCGAAGAGGCTCCGGTCGAAGCAGCACTCGCCGCCGAGCCCGCCCCGGTCGAAGCCGAGCCCGCTCCGGTCGAGGCCGAGAAGCCCAAGCCCAAGCGCGCGCCCCGCAAGAAGAAGGTCGTGGAAGCCGCTCCGGTGGTGGAAGAGGCCCCGGCGCCGGTCGAGGCCGAGCCCGTTGCGGTTGAAGCCCCCGCTGAAGCCGAGGTGAAGCCCAAGCCCAAGCGCGCTCCCCGCAAGAAGAAGGTCGTCGAGGAAGCTCCCGCCGTGGAAGCCCCCGTCGAGGCCGCTCCTGAGGCGCCCGCCGCAGCCGAGGCCAAGCCCAAGGCCAAGCGCGCGCCCCGCAAGAAGAAGGTCGCTGAGGAGGCTCCGGCCGCCGCAGCCCCCGTTGCCGCGGCCAGCGTGGAAATCGATGCCGCCGTGGCTCCGGCCGAGGACGGCAGCGCCGAGGGCGCCGAAAGCCCGCGTCGCGGCTGGTGGCAGCGCACCTTCGGCTAA
- a CDS encoding succinate dehydrogenase iron-sulfur subunit → MATFTLPANSKINGKGHVHKAEGATHVKKFTVYRYDPDSGENPRYDTFEIDLDSCGPMVLDALLKIKNEVDSTLTLRRSCREGICGSCAMNINGRNGLACTTAIEDLKGDVRITPLPHMEVIKDLVPDFTHFYAQYASIRPWLQTVSTTPSGKERLQSPEQREKLDGLYECILCACCSTSCPSYWWNPDKFLGPAILLQAYRWLADSRDEMTGERLDALEDPFRLYRCHTIMNCANVCPKGLSPARAIAEIKKMQAERQI, encoded by the coding sequence ATGGCTACCTTTACCCTCCCCGCCAACAGCAAGATCAATGGCAAAGGCCATGTGCACAAGGCGGAGGGCGCGACCCATGTGAAGAAATTCACCGTCTATCGCTATGACCCCGACAGCGGCGAAAACCCCCGCTATGACACCTTCGAGATCGATCTCGACAGCTGCGGCCCGATGGTGCTGGACGCGCTGCTCAAGATCAAGAACGAGGTTGACTCGACCCTGACGCTGCGCCGTTCGTGCCGCGAGGGCATCTGCGGCTCCTGCGCGATGAACATCAACGGTCGCAATGGTCTGGCCTGCACCACCGCCATTGAGGATCTGAAGGGCGATGTCCGCATCACCCCGCTGCCGCACATGGAAGTGATCAAGGACCTCGTCCCCGATTTCACGCATTTCTATGCACAATACGCCAGCATCCGCCCCTGGCTGCAGACCGTCTCTACCACGCCCTCGGGCAAGGAGCGCCTGCAGAGCCCCGAGCAGCGCGAGAAGCTGGACGGCCTGTACGAGTGCATCCTGTGCGCCTGCTGCTCGACCTCCTGCCCGTCCTACTGGTGGAACCCCGACAAGTTCCTGGGGCCGGCGATCCTGCTTCAGGCCTATCGCTGGCTGGCCGACAGCCGCGACGAGATGACCGGCGAGCGCCTCGACGCGCTGGAAGACCCCTTCCGCCTGTACCGCTGCCACACCATCATGAACTGCGCCAACGTGTGCCCCAAGGGCCTGTCGCCCGCACGCGCCATCGCGGAAATCAAGAAGATGCAGGCCGAGCGCCAGATTTGA
- a CDS encoding N-acetylmuramoyl-L-alanine amidase, whose protein sequence is MTSSEEEQPGSEEEQAVPAKDAPEPCPEEVGEQDGESSEALPQSSSRQRVLFVLAAVLLAPVALLAGAFGASRFLAPPPDAGHAYVLHVALPPAGGTLGLPPVQGPLDASRPLVVIDPGHGGHDPGAPGVDEKGHPLREKDITLALALALRDKLLAAGGVRVALTRETDRYLMLEERSGIARQLKADLFVSIHADSSEAADASGATLYTLSDRGSSQEASRIAARENRADTVDGVPLAGTSNAVSAILVDLSQRHAGAQSTRFAELALREGKDRFDFRARPLQSAAFVVLKAPDVPSVLFEAGYISNGKDSARLASPEGREAFAAATAQAIRVYFARENGVAAAQ, encoded by the coding sequence GTGACATCCAGCGAAGAAGAACAGCCGGGCAGCGAGGAAGAACAGGCGGTTCCCGCCAAAGATGCGCCCGAGCCCTGCCCGGAGGAAGTCGGCGAGCAGGACGGGGAATCTTCCGAGGCGCTGCCGCAATCCTCATCCCGCCAGCGCGTGCTGTTTGTGCTGGCCGCCGTGCTGCTGGCGCCCGTCGCCCTGCTGGCCGGAGCCTTTGGGGCATCGCGTTTTCTCGCGCCTCCGCCCGATGCGGGCCATGCCTATGTGCTGCATGTCGCCCTGCCGCCTGCCGGGGGCACGCTGGGTCTGCCGCCGGTGCAGGGGCCGCTCGATGCCAGCCGTCCGCTGGTGGTGATCGATCCCGGCCATGGCGGGCACGATCCCGGCGCGCCGGGTGTCGATGAAAAAGGCCATCCTTTACGCGAAAAGGACATCACGCTGGCCCTCGCTCTGGCCCTGCGCGACAAATTGCTGGCTGCTGGCGGGGTGCGTGTGGCGCTCACCCGCGAAACCGACCGCTATCTGATGCTGGAGGAACGCTCGGGGATTGCGCGGCAGTTGAAGGCCGATCTCTTCGTTTCGATCCATGCCGACAGCTCCGAGGCGGCCGATGCCAGCGGGGCGACGCTCTATACGCTGTCCGACCGGGGCAGCAGTCAGGAGGCCAGCCGCATCGCCGCGCGGGAAAACCGCGCCGATACCGTCGATGGCGTGCCTCTGGCGGGCACCAGCAATGCGGTCAGCGCCATTCTGGTCGACCTGTCGCAGCGCCATGCCGGAGCGCAATCCACGCGCTTTGCCGAACTGGCCCTGCGCGAAGGCAAGGATCGATTCGACTTTCGCGCCAGACCTTTGCAATCGGCGGCCTTTGTGGTGCTGAAGGCTCCGGACGTGCCCTCGGTGCTGTTCGAGGCGGGCTATATCTCCAACGGAAAAGACAGCGCGCGCCTCGCCTCGCCCGAGGGGCGCGAGGCTTTCGCCGCAGCCACGGCTCAGGCCATCCGCGTCTATTTCGCGCGTGAGAATGGCGTTGCGGCGGCCCAATAA